TATTTAATATCCTATTGAAGAATAGAATTTAGGAGAAAAGGTGGGCCCGGGAAAGAAGTGACGGTCTTCGAGCACCGGTTTAGAGATactttttgtcattcttttcaaTCGCGACTTATTACTTTTCATTAGATTTTTGGTTTTGTGATGTTTCTTTTAAGTTTACAAACTGTATCGGAGCAATTGTCTGCAAATGtccatataaatattcatgtatatttacacacatacacacaaacaaacacacacatacacacacacacacacatatatatatatatatatatatatatatatatatatatatatatatatatatatatatatatatatatatatttgcgtgtgtgcgtgtgagtgtgtgtgtgtttgtgtgtgtgtttgtgtgtgtgtttgtgtgtgtgtgtgtgtttgtgtgtgtccatatatctaCGCACaaatctctcttttcactttctctctctctctctctctatttatctatatatatctatctctcctctccctctctccctcccccctctctctctttctctcccattctcttcctcctctctccctctctctctctctctctctctctctctctctctctctcttcctctttctccccccctctctctctccttccttttatctatttccctAACTAGCTATACATGAGTCACGCAATCTTTTcatacctccttcctttccctcatccactCTGAAACGAGTATGGACTGGGACAAAACTTTCCTTCACCAATAAGTTTCTCAAATAGAAAGAGCGCGTGATAGTAGACACAAAAAGCTGAACGAATTGCAAATTGGGACTAATGTACCTTTTAGTTCTCAAAGCGTCCCAGCcatttgtatgtttttcttctctGTGGTTCATTTTGCttgtttaatttttgtttttttgtatacaaATTATCCTATAACTCACGTGATCATTGTTATATGGAAAAGAACGtgagattttcatatatatgtatatgtatatatatatatatatatatatatatatatatatatatatatatatatatatatatatatatatatatatatagagagagagagagagagagagagagagagagagagagagagagagagagagagacacacacacacacacacacacacacacacacacacacacacacacacacacacacacacacacacacacacacacacacaaacacacaaacagttcTCTACACGTACGTTAATCTGTCCATGATATGAATCAGTTCAAGAAATTGCCCTCAGGGGGGAACTGATAGCGCCGGCCCACAAAGAAAGTAGGTAATTAATTATCAAGAAAATGGGAAGCGAACCGAACCCCGGGTACTCAGGCTGTCCACACCAAGGAGCCACCCGGAGCCACTCGGAGCCACTTGGAGCCACTCGGAGCCACTTGGAGCCACCAAGGAGCCACTCGGAGCCACTTGGAGCCACTCGGAGCCACCCGGAGCCACTCGGAGCCACCCGGAGCCACCCGAAGCCACCCAAAGCCACTCGGAGCCACCCGGAGCCACTCGGAGCCACCCGGAGCCACTCGGAGCCACCCGGAGCCACTCGGAGCCACCCGGAGCCACTTGGAGTCACTCGGAGCCACTTGGAGCCACCCGGAGCCACTTGGAGTCACTCGGAGCCACCAAGGAGCCACTCGGAGCCACTCGGAGCCACCCGGAGCCACTCGGAGCCACCCGGAGCCACCAAGGAGCCACTCGGAGCCACCAAGGAGCCACTCGGAGCCACCCGGAGCCACCAAGGAGCCACTCGGAGCCACCCGGAGCCACCAAGGAGCCACTCGGAGCCACCCGGAGCCACCAAGGAGCCACTCGGAGCCACTTGGAGTCACCCGGAACCACCAAGGAGCCACTCGGAGCCACCCGGAGCCACTCGGAGCCACTTGGAGTCACCCGGAACCACCAAGGAGCCACTCGGAGCCACCAAGGAGCCACTCGGAGCCCCCCGGAGCCACCAAGGAGCCACTCGGAGCCACCCGGAGCCACCAAGGAGCCACTCGGAGCCACCCGGAGCCACTCGGAGCCACCCGGAGCCACTTGGAGTCACCCGGAACCACCAAGGAGCCACTCGGAGCCACCAAGGAGCCACTCGGAGCCCCCCGGAGCCACCAAGGAGCCACCCGGAGCCACCAAGGAGCCACTCGGAGCCACCCGGAGCCACCAAGGAGCCACTCGGAGCCACCCGGAGCCACTCGGAGCCACTTGGAGTCACCCGGAACCACCAAGGAGCCACTCGGAGCCACTAAGGAGCCACTCGGAGCCCCCCGGAGCCACCAAGGAGCCACTCGGAGCCACCCGGAGCCACCAAGGAGCCACTCGAAGCCACCCGGAGCCACTCGGAGCCACTTGGAGTCACCCGGAACCACCAAGGAGCCACTCGGAGCCACCAAGGAGCCACTCGGAGCCCCCCGGAGCCACCAAGGAGCCACTCGGAGCCACACGGAGCCACCAAGGAGCCACTCGGAGCCACCCGGAGCCACCAAGGAGCCACTCGGAGCCACCCGGAGCCACTCGGAGCCACTTGGAGTCACCCGGAACCACCAAGGAGCCACTCGGGGCCACCAAGGAGCCACTCCGAGCCACCAAGGAGCCACTCGGAGCCACCCGGAGCCACCAAGGAGCCACTCGGAGCCACCCGGAGCCACTCGGAGCCACTTGGAGTCACCCGGAACCACCAAGGAGCCACTCGGAGCCACCAAGGAGCCACTCGGAGCCCCCCGGAGCCACCAAGGAGCCACTCGGAGCCACCCGGAGCCACCAAGGAGCCACTCGGAGCCACCCGGAGCCACCAAGGAGCCACTCGGAGCCACCCGGAGCCACTCGGAGCCACTTGGAGTCACCCGGAACCACCAAGGAGCCACTCGGAGCCACCAAGGAGCCACTCGGAGCCCCCCGGAGCCACCAAGGAGCCACTCGGAGCCACCCGGAGCCACCAAGGAGCCACTCGGAGCCACCCGGAGCCACCAAGGAGCCACTCGGAGCCACCCGGAGCCAGTCGGAGCCACTCGACTGCCAAGTTGTTTTGGTGTTGGCataatgtttttttccttattttatacggtttctttttttccttcacattTCCCTTTGCACCCCTTGTCTGAACTGTttgtttgaattattattattattactaccattattttttttttattattactattactattattattattattattattgttattactattattactactattattattatttttattatttctattattattgctactactactactattattattgctatttttattattattattattattattattattatcatttttattatcattattatctttatcattattatcatcatcatcatcattattattattattattatcattattattattattattattattattattattattagtagtagtagtagtagtagtagtgccattattattattatcattattatgatcattatcattattatgatcattatcattattatgatcattattattattattattaatattatcatttttattattatcattatcatcattatcatcatcatcattattatcattattaatattatcattattatcattatcatttgtgctGTTTCTAATTGCAGAACAAAACCGTGGCCAAccaagacagcgagaattctAGTGCATGCAGTCTTAAGCCAATGTACAAGGGTGGCTTCCCCGCTTGGCAATATCATAGTGTCATTTCgttccccttcgctccccttctcGGTGGCATTGTCTGACCTCCGTCGTCTGTGAAATCAAGTAtttgttcccttccttccttccttccttcttgttcttgctgttgctgttgatcttctcttctctttcttcttctcttcttccttctctttttgtcttattccttggtcttctacttttttttcctcctcctccttctccacctcgttttcctcctcctctacctcctccttctttccctctcctccacctccttcttgtatccctctcctcttcgtcttcctcctcctcttcctcctctacatcctccttctttacccttcctcctccttctccttctatccctctcctcttctttcccctcttcctcctcctctcctcctctcttgtcgcCGTGCTTCCTCAATTCCTCCTACACATTCCCACATACACGCCATTCCTCCTTCACTATACGCACGCTTTTACACAGTCGCCAAGTCCCCGGATGTGAGAATCTGCCTGGGTTTCGCTAATTTAAAACAGGAAGGTATAATTTACTTTGTTTTTGAATAAGGGTGCAAAAAATCACGtcgcagatatatatagatactcccgcagatatatagatatagaataacgCGTCAGTTGATTAATGGTAAGTTATTATCCAATGGGAAAGACTGTTGTAGCAGAATCGAATTTGCGACGAATAGGATAcgcaatgaataaataataataataataataataaaatctaagaACAGAAAATTACCCAAACCGCTTTATCTCTTTGGAAACAAAACTCGAGTAGAATTGATGACCGTATCTTAGAaattcgctctttatctctcactctctttctctctctctctctttctctccttctctcgctctttctatctacctatctttatctctcgttccgcttaccttccctttatctctgtccaaaaaacaaagaaatggaaagcCCAGAAGCATCAGATCTAAGAGAAACGTGTATCGACCAGTGATGACTCAGCTTATCCTTTATTTATCAGGAACTTGGCCATCGCAAAGGTCATTCGTTGCCTTATGACAGGTCGTATGAATATCTTACGATAAAAGTCTTGGGAACAAGGGAGTCAAAAGTTCATCGCAAACATACGGTTCTCCTTATATAGGCACAtacatgagtgtttgtgtttgtgcgcatttctctctctgtctttatgtatatacgtatatgtacacacacacacatatatacagtgtatatatctatatctatctatctatctatctatctatatatgtgtgtgtgtgtttgtgtgtgtgtgtgtgtgtgtgtgtgtgtgtgtgtgtgtgtgtgtgtgtgtgtgtgtgtgtgtgtgtgtgtgtgtgtgtgtgtttgtgtgtgtgtgtgtgtgtgtgtgtgtgtgtgtgtgtgtgtgtgtgtgtctgtgtgtgtgtgtatttgcttgtgtgtgtgtgcatgtgtgcgtgcgtgtgtgtatttccatattGTATTCAACGCTAACGGATAAACCTCTTTAAAAATCATAATTCCATGAAGGTCTACATCCGGGTCTCGAAGACAACACAACTGTTCCTCTCGTTTACGTCATCCTCGTCGTACGTCTGGCACCGATGCTAACCCAACATCTGATACACCAATATTGGGAAACGTTATTGTACCAAGTTCTTGTCTGaaacacaacaaagacaatagtacacaaacacaaagcgaAAGACAATAGCgtttgtgtttacgtatgtaACTGAGAGAAAGTAAAGCACGAGGTTTTGTGCGAAGATgtggtgagagaaaaaaaggcgtcTCGAAGAAAATTAATTCCTAAAGGCGGTTTTCTTTAAAGGAATTTACTCCtactaattaattttttttttacttctgaaatcctttttttcaaattatttttttttcacattttaggtatatatattttagttgaCTTTCGGATGTATATAGggatagatatatcaataataattgttaattacttttttttcttgttttaccttctgatattcttttttttcaaattatttttcacctttttagatatatttctttaGATGGCGTTCGGATGTATTAAGCGGTAAATATATCAACAATAACtgttaattactatttttttcctttttttaacttctgaaatcatttttttttttcaaattattgttcacattttttggtatatatattttagatgacTTTCGGATGTATTTAGTGgtagatatatcaataataattgttaattgcgatttttttttttgaacttctgatattcctttttttcaaattattttgcacctttttagatatatttctttaGATAACTTTCAGATGTATTAAGCGGTAAATgtatcaacaataattattaattactattttttccttgttttaacTTCTgaaatcatttgtttttttttcaaattatttttcacctttttagatatatttctttaGATGACGTTCGGATCTATTAAGCGTTAAATATATCAAAAATAAttgttaattacttttttttctatttttaacttCTGAAATCACTTTTTTCAAATCATTTTTCacatttttagatatatttctttaGATGACGTTCGGATCTATTAAACGGtaaatatatcaacaataattgttaattactttttttccttttttctgaaaTCACTTTCTTTCAaattattatttacctttttagatatatttctttaGATGACGTTCGGATGTATTAAGAAgtagataaatcaataataattgcTGATATATCTACGCGTATGtaacaagtaaaaaaatgaaaggaaaatggatGTCCGTTCACCTGCGGAAAAATAAAATTACCCGAGTTTTATACGTGGGTTTAGATCGGGATTTATACCATGATATATTCTTCCCGCTCCTaactcattttattttatttttttgaaatgtCTGGCCtgtgtttcctttgttttttttcggctATTTATCGAAATGTGCAATCCTTCGTTTTTAACAGGTCGTGATTAGTCTAGTCTCtgtttattattagttgtagtatgtttattattttttttattatcattatcattagtagtattattagtatttttacatGGCGTTTACttagattctctctcttcttctttctttctctctctcactttcccacttcctct
The DNA window shown above is from Penaeus vannamei isolate JL-2024 chromosome 12, ASM4276789v1, whole genome shotgun sequence and carries:
- the LOC113810787 gene encoding uncharacterized protein, producing the protein MAGESQAEHIRLNEKVRGSCRRCDGRVVLASDSGQPVTWVHVFESRRVTLFPWRYLDTLSHYSFVLLSTPRSHPEPLGATWSHSEPLGATKEPLGATWSHSEPPGATRSHPEPPEATQSHSEPPGATRSHPEPLGATRSHSEPPGATWSHSEPLGATRSHLESLGATKEPLGATRSHPEPLGATRSHQGATRSHQGATRSHPEPPRSHSEPPGATKEPLGATRSHQGATRSHLESPGTTKEPLGATRSHSEPLGVTRNHQGATRSHQGATRSPPEPPRSHSEPPGATKEPLGATRSHSEPPGATWSHPEPPRSHSEPPRSHSEPPGATKEPPGATKEPLGATRSHQGATRSHPEPLGATWSHPEPPRSHSEPLRSHSEPPGATKEPLGATRSHQGATRSHPEPLGATWSHPEPPRSHSEPPRSHSEPPGATKEPLGATRSHQGATRSHPEPPRSHSEPPGATRSHLESPGTTKEPLGATKEPLRATKEPLGATRSHQGATRSHPEPLGATWSHPEPPRSHSEPPRSHSEPPGATKEPLGATRSHQGATRSHPEPPRSHSEPPGATRSHLESPGTTKEPLGATKEPLGAPRSHQGATRSHPEPPRSHSEPPGATKEPLGATRSQSEPLDCQVVLVLA